In a genomic window of Brockia lithotrophica:
- the casA gene encoding type I-E CRISPR-associated protein Cse1/CasA, which produces MKTLRLFNLLEDPIFRVQVQQGMERLSLPEVLESLGRDEIEHFVGLQKHQEDAFHVFLSYLGAAVLARNNVNDPVRSKDYWRDKLRGLAGPAGDDAWTLVVDDLDKPAFLQPPIPEGDQRRLEATAFTPDELDLLPTSKNHDLKKARASSAEVDVWAYALISLQTMSGYYGRGNRGISRMNSGYGNRPIAEVVRSFRPGRRWQDAVERLLLHRREVLEGSFGYDPHGLVLVWTVPWDGKTSLLLRQLDPFYLEICRRIRLRSDGVSIVRADSVPADNDRIAAKEFKGVVGDAWLPVVTDDLKAYTVPPDGLSVDTLRRLIFEDGFKLGALQKPLDHWQGDVYFSVSVLVRGEGKTNGFYHRIVPIPERVHPRLWKRQEQRTTYAQLSKNAVERAGEVQHRVLKPAIYALLGGLERNGRESVTFKAWWERAAGEYTAAWENEFFPWLWSIPEDESRDEALREWTRKLYSIALEVLRETEHRLPRKEGTRYQTVAAAERIFFGAFYNRFPELFPAKKEEVLS; this is translated from the coding sequence GTGAAAACCTTGAGGTTATTTAATCTTCTTGAAGACCCGATATTTCGTGTCCAGGTGCAGCAGGGCATGGAGCGCTTGAGCCTTCCCGAGGTTTTGGAGTCTCTCGGCCGAGATGAAATCGAGCACTTTGTAGGTCTTCAAAAGCATCAGGAAGACGCGTTCCACGTCTTTCTCTCTTACCTTGGAGCGGCCGTTCTGGCCCGGAATAACGTGAACGATCCAGTTCGCTCAAAAGATTACTGGCGGGACAAGCTCCGCGGATTAGCAGGGCCTGCCGGCGATGATGCGTGGACCCTCGTCGTAGACGATCTGGACAAGCCCGCCTTTTTGCAGCCGCCAATCCCCGAGGGAGATCAAAGACGCCTTGAGGCAACTGCGTTTACGCCGGATGAATTGGATCTTTTGCCTACGTCCAAAAACCACGACCTCAAGAAAGCGCGGGCTTCCTCCGCCGAAGTCGACGTATGGGCGTACGCCCTCATCAGCTTGCAGACGATGAGCGGTTACTACGGCCGAGGGAACCGCGGGATTTCCCGTATGAACAGCGGCTACGGGAACCGGCCAATCGCAGAGGTGGTGCGGAGTTTCCGGCCTGGGCGTAGGTGGCAGGATGCTGTGGAACGTTTGCTTTTGCATCGCCGAGAAGTGCTCGAAGGATCGTTCGGATATGACCCCCATGGGTTGGTCCTCGTGTGGACGGTTCCGTGGGACGGGAAAACAAGCCTTCTCCTACGTCAGCTCGATCCGTTCTACCTCGAGATCTGCCGGCGGATAAGGCTTCGTTCTGACGGGGTGTCCATCGTCCGGGCGGACAGCGTTCCGGCGGACAACGACAGAATTGCCGCCAAGGAGTTCAAGGGGGTGGTCGGCGACGCCTGGTTGCCGGTGGTGACGGACGATTTGAAGGCCTATACCGTTCCGCCGGATGGGTTGAGCGTCGACACGCTACGCCGACTCATCTTTGAAGACGGCTTCAAGCTTGGGGCACTTCAGAAACCATTGGATCACTGGCAGGGAGATGTATACTTTTCCGTGTCCGTGCTCGTACGGGGAGAGGGGAAGACGAACGGCTTTTACCACCGGATCGTCCCCATTCCCGAACGCGTTCACCCCCGGCTTTGGAAGAGGCAGGAGCAGCGCACGACATATGCGCAGTTGAGCAAAAACGCCGTAGAACGGGCAGGGGAGGTACAACACCGCGTTCTAAAGCCGGCGATCTACGCCCTGCTCGGCGGTCTAGAACGCAATGGGCGGGAGAGCGTGACATTTAAGGCGTGGTGGGAGCGGGCGGCCGGGGAGTATACGGCGGCTTGGGAGAACGAGTTTTTCCCGTGGTTGTGGTCCATTCCGGAGGACGAGTCGCGCGACGAGGCGCTTCGGGAATGGACTCGCAAGCTGTACTCCATCGCCCTCGAAGTGCTGCGGGAGACGGAACACCGACTTCCGCGCAAGGAAGGGACGAGGTACCAGACGGTTGCTGCGGCAGAGCGCATCTTTTTCGGCGCTTTCTACAATCGCTTTCCTGAACTCTTTCCGGCGAAAAAAGAGGAGGTGCTCTCGTGA
- the casB gene encoding type I-E CRISPR-associated protein Cse2/CasB, which yields MSTTLRNYVERLEQYIGDDAFPTGERAALRRMTPTQPPPTALYRLAIQILPEDWDVDLGRRKDWQTLVAGMALMYPYIHDPGRSFGTALGEARFSDLRLERLLASRGDGRRLLFLRSVRFLAAKGKAFDWTQAARFLFARDSEQLEEVHRQIAKDYYRAASEYQAKSEINI from the coding sequence GTGAGTACCACGCTGAGGAATTACGTCGAGCGGCTAGAGCAGTACATCGGAGACGATGCATTCCCTACGGGAGAGCGTGCCGCCCTTCGGCGGATGACGCCGACGCAACCGCCGCCAACCGCTCTATATCGTCTGGCCATTCAGATCCTGCCCGAGGATTGGGACGTCGATCTCGGGCGGCGAAAAGACTGGCAGACGTTGGTTGCGGGGATGGCGCTTATGTACCCGTACATTCACGATCCGGGGCGAAGTTTTGGCACTGCGCTAGGCGAAGCTCGCTTCTCGGATTTGCGGCTCGAACGTCTCCTCGCTTCTCGGGGTGACGGCCGAAGGTTGCTGTTTCTTCGCTCCGTTCGCTTTCTCGCTGCGAAGGGGAAGGCGTTCGACTGGACGCAAGCAGCCCGATTTCTATTTGCACGAGATAGCGAACAACTAGAAGAAGTTCACCGTCAGATTGCCAAAGATTATTATCGAGCTGCAAGTGAATATCAAGCTAAAAGCGAAATAAATATTTAG